CAAGTTCCCAAGTATACGCATATTTTCGCTTGGCATTGTCACTTTTGGTCATCCATACATTGCTGCCTGGAATCGCGCAACCTGTCATTGCTCCTGTATTTGGACAGTGAATCGTGATCTCCTCATTGTTCGGTAACACCACGTCAGCGAGGAATCTTTTGTATCTTTTAATGAGTTTTGCAGGTTGTAGTGGGGGATCGAATTGCATAGTAGCGTTGTTTCTCGGTAAAGTACGGCATTCAAATATGCTTTTAACTTACGTTGTGAGGTGAGTGATGTCTAGAGCTGTGCCAGTATGGCTAACGAAAGAAGAATGCCCAGTAGGGGTACGAGCGACGAGTGTCGTTTACGCAGCTGATGCAGGCTTTCGGGTGGTGTTACCAGAAACTCGCCAAGCAGAGCGTAGAAATGAAGATGCCGAAGCAGAGTTAAGAGTCATTCAACAGGCGGGTCGAAAGCTAGAGCAGTTAGGCGTTGTTAAGGCAAGTTTCGCAGGAGAAGGTTGGGACACGGAGCGGCAATGGGCCTTTGTTAAGGGTTTTACCGATACGCGCTCAACCACCGAAGTAGAATTTACAGACGATGCTAAAGACACCCTACTTCCCGTAGTAGAGACGTACCGTTGGGTGAGAGAGCTCATTAATGCGCCCTCTAGTGAAATTTATCCAGAAAGCTTGTGTGAGAAGGTGATTGACAAGCTGAAGGAAGCGGGTGGTAAAGCGGTTTCTGCGAAAATGACCGTGGGCCCTGAATTGGTCACCGAAGAGCGTTTTGGTATTCATACGGTAGGTCGGGCGAGCCAGCACCCGCCCGTATTTTTGGAGCTAGATTTTAACCCGAGCGGCGAAGAGAAGGCGGAAGTCGAATTCGCGTTGATTGGTAAAGGCATTACTTTCGATACTGGTGGCTACAGCATAAAAAGCAATGAAGGCATGGTTTCAATGAAATGCGATATGGGGGGGGCGGCGACAGTGGCTGGCGCGTTGCTTCTTGCCATTCGCCAAGGTTTACAAAAACGCGTCAAACTATTGTTATGTTGTGCAGAGAATATGATCGACGGAAATGCTTATAAAAACGGTGACATTATTCGCTATAAGAATGGTGTTTCTGTTGAAATCGTGAATACAGACGCAGAAGGGCGCTTAGTACTCGCAGACGGTTTGTTACGTGCGGGCGAATTGAACGCTCGTTACATCATTGATGCTGCTACGTTAACCGGTGCGGCACAAGTGGCGGTTGGAACCGAGTATAATGCTTTATTTAGCGTTGACGATTCATTTGCGAATGACGCGTTAAAAGTGGCAGAAAAACAACATGAACTCCTTTGGCGATTACCTTTGAATGCATGGCATCAGCAGAATTGTCCCTCTCCGTTTGCAGATACTGCCAATAGCAAGCCGATTAAGGGTGGCGGTGCAGGTGGTGCGAGTAATGCCGCAGGATTTCTACTGCGCTTTGCGCCGAATAAAGGCCAAGGCTGGCTACATTTTGATCTTGCTGGCGCTTATCATGGGCAAGCTAATCCTCTTTATGCTGCAGGTGCAACCGGGTTAGGAGTTCGAACCATTGCCCGCCTCCTCACTCGATAATCTCCCAATCGCTCAACATTTTTCAGATGTTGAGCGATTTTTATCGTCGACTCATTTAGTCATAGAAGCACCTCCTGGGGCTGGGAAATCGACGGCTCTTCCGTTGTTTTTGTTACGTACTGGTTTCGCTCGAAAGGGTCGCATTGTGATGTTGCAACCACGCAGGTTGGCAGCAGTAAATATCGCAAATTTTTTGGCGCAGCAACTTGGGGAGCCGGTTGGTAAGCGTGTGGGTTTCCACATTCGACAAGAAAAGCAATATAGTGAAGAAACCGAGTTGCTCATTGTGACTGAGGGTATTTTTACCCGCATGCTGCAAGGAGACCCAGAGTTGCAAGGAGTGGGACTCGTACTGTTTGATGAATTTCATGAGCGTAACTTACACTCAGATTTGGGGCTTGCATTGACCCTTGAGGCGCTGGAATTAAGATCTGACTTGCGACTGGTGATCATGTCTGCAACTTTACCGGGGGCGGAGCTCAGTGATTGGCTCGTGAAGCGTGGGTGTGATAATCGCTTATTGGTTTCTGAGGGGCGGCGCTTTCCGATCGACGATCACTATCGTCCACCGGCCCAGCTTGCAAATTGGTTAACACATTTGCCAGCAGTTATTCGTGAAGCAATCTCTGTTGCACGGCGCGGTGTGCTGGTTTTTTTGCCTGGAGTGCGGGAAATTAAACGTTTGCAAGCGCACTTCAATGATATGCCCGAAATCGATTTACAGACCTTATATGGTGGCTTATCACTGAAAGCCCAAGCATATGCATTGGCGCCTTCTGATCACGGTAAAATAAAAGTGGTACTTAGCACCAATCTGGCAGAAACGAGTCTGACCATCGAAGGCATTGATGTCGTTGTAGATTCAGGTCGCGTGCGGGTTGCTAAATATCACCCACAGTATCGAATGACTCGTTTGTTGACTCAAATGATCTCAAAAGCGTCGGCTGAGCAACGCAGAGGTCGTGCCGGACGCACCGCTGCAGGAACTTGCTTTAGAATATGGCCGCAAGCGCAACAGGAGCGCCTTCAGGCTTACGATCTTCCGGCTGTGGAAACAGAAGATCTGACGTCTATCGTTTTGGAATGCTGTGCTTGGGGCGCTCGGCCCGAGGAGCTTGCGTGGTTCTCTCAACCGTCTCAAACGCTGCTAGAAGTGGCTTATGAGACTTTGTCATCCTTGCAACTCATCACTCAAAAAGTGACTTCAGACAGATGGCAGCTCACGAGCCGAGGCGAATGGGTGCAGGCGCATGGAATAGATCCTCGAATGGGCGCATGCCTATGGGCACTGAAAGACCAGCCAGAACACTTTGCTGCGATGGCTTGGTTTATCGCGGTTACAGAAATGCGAGAAGTTCGTTCTTCGACCCCCGAACTCCTCGAAATGTTGGCTTCGAGCTGGCAACAGCGCAATCAATTTCCGCGAACGTTAAGACGTTATCGTGCCATTTTAAAGAATGAGTTGGGCACGCAGAATAAAGTTCATCCGCACTGGCAAACGCAGGAGACTTTAGTCAATGCCTTGCTACAAGGATTTCCTGACCGAGTCGCACATTTACAAGGTGAGCGTGCGGTGCTGACGACAGGTGTTGCTGCGATACCGAGAAATCGGCTCAAGCCTGGCTTCGGTATTGCGCTCGAAATTACTTTGAGTGACACAAAAGCCACGGCGGTTCTAGAGCAATGGTTATCAGTTTCCTTATCGACTCTGCTTACCCGCGGTAGTGCATTGCTGACGGCACGAGAGGAAGCCAGCTGGCGTGGTAATACGGGCGGACTTGCCAATGAGCGCGTTACTTACTGGGGAAAACTTGAGCTGAAACGAGAACTTAGTCAGACACCTGTGAGTACGGAGCACAGAGCGCTTGCGTTTGCCAAATTGATAAAAGAGCAAGGGTGGCAAGCGACAGGCTACAGCGAACGTACCGAAAAACTGTTGGCACGGCTCGCTGTTGCGTCTCAAGTTTTGTTAGAAAATGGTAAGGACACCTTGTTTCCATTTCCTTTAAATCAATGTATTGAGAATATAGAGCATTGGGGACTCATGTGGTTGCAGCCATTGAAAACAGTGGGTGAACTTGCCAAGTGGGAGCCGGAGATCGCTTTGTGGCAGGGGCTTAGTTATGCGCAGCAGCAAGAGGTTGATAGAATCACTCCCCGAACTTGGCGCGCACCGAGTGGACTTGAACATGACATCGATTATAGAGATCAAGCAGGCCCCAAAGTTGCGCTAAAGTTGCAGGAGGTATTCGGCTTACCGGTTTCTCCCAAGCTACCCAGCGGGCACCCAATCATTTTGGAGTTACTCTCGCCGGCAAAAAGGCCTTTGCACAGAACATCGGATCTCGCATCGTTCTGGCAAAATGCGTGGCCGAGTGTAAAGAAGGAAATGCGCGGCAAGTATCCCAAGCATCCGTGGCCCGACGATCCGATCAATGCGGTTGCTAGTCACCTCACAAAACGAGCGCTAGAGAAGAAAGATTCGAGTTCTTAAAGGAGTCAATGTGTCATTCAAAAGTATTTTTGTACTCGGTTTGAAACTCTCGGTTATAGGCGCTGTGTTACTCGCCTTCTACAGTATTTATCTCGACTCTAAAGTAACGGAGAGATTTGCTTACGCCCGTTATCAAGCGCCCGCATTAATTTATAGTCGCGCACTGGAACTTACGCCCGAGAACGGTCTTCATGTCAGTCGAATCGTGAATGAATTAGAGGCACTTGATTATCGGGAATCTCGCTACGCACGTGAGCCAGGGGAATTTCAACGAGCTTCAGGGCAATTGCTGATACATCGGCGAGCCTTTGATTTTCCGGACACCATCGAGCCCGCTCAACGACTCAGGCTTATTTTAAATGAGGATGGAGTACTGGCAGCACTCGAAACTTGGCCGGAACAAGAGCCACTTGAGCGCTTTCGGCTTGAGCCACAATTAATGGGAAGGTTTTCAACGCAGCAAGGTGAAGACCGCTTAATTATCGGTTTAGAAGAAGTTCCAGCGCTTATGAAAGACACCTTGCTACTTGTGGAAGACCAAGCGTTTTATCATCATGCAGGGGTGCGTCCAACTGCGATCGTTCGGGCTGCGCTTGCGAACCTTGCTGCGGGGAGAACAGTACAAGGTGGCAGCACTATTACTCAACAGCTCGTCAAAAATATGTTCCTTAGCGCCGAGCAATCTTATATTCGAAAGTTTAATGAAGCGCTCATGGCACTCATTTTAGACTTTCGCTTCAGCAAAGATGAAATTTTAGAAGCCTATTTTAATGAGGTGTTTTTTGGTCAAGACGGAGGAAGTGCAATTCACGGTGTCAGCTTGGGAAGTCATTTTTACTTTGGAAAAACACCGCAGAACCTGAACGTTGACGAGATCGCTCTATTAATTGGTATGATTAAGGGGCCTTCTTTATACAACCCCCGAAGAAATCCAGAGCAGGCTCAAGAACGCAGAGACCTGGTCTTACGGCTTATGTATGAAGCCGATCTTATCAATCAAACGCAATATGTCGCTGCGATCGATAGGCCTGTTAGAACACGTGAGCAAAGTCGGTTAACACGTTATGGCCGACCGGACTATATTGATGCGGTGCAAGAAGAACTGCGAACGCATGTGCGCCCAGATGATTGGCAAAGTGAAGGGTTAAAAGTATATACCCGGTTCTCTCCAGAACAGCAGAGCTTTCTTGAGGAGGCAGCGAGGAATTCGAGCTCTGCCAGTCAACTAGGCAATGCCGAGCGCGCTTTGATGGTGGTAGAACATGCCACCGGCGCAGTGGTTGCACTCATTGGCGGCAAAGAGCCGGTGAATGCAGGCTTCAATCGCGCAATAACGGCACAGCGCGCGATTGGCTCGCTAGTCAAACCTTGGGTTTATGCAATTGGCTTAGAGGAGCCTGCAAGATTCACGCTTACGACACCTATTGCTGATGTGCCAATAGAGCTGACTGACGAGAGAGGGCAAGTGTGGATGCCGCAGAACTTTGACGAAACCTTTAAAGGCTCGGTTCCTCTTCTACAAGCATTCGTTGAGTCTCGAAATATACCGGTGATTAATGTGGGTATGGAGATTACCCCGCAGCTGATACGTAGGCGGCTCGTGGAGGTGGGTGTTCGCCCGACGATTCACAGTTACCCGAGTCTGATGTTGGGCACTGTTGAGCTTTCTCCTCTCGAAGTGAGCCAACTCTATTTGCCTCTTGTAAATGGAGGGCAGCAACGTTCTTTACACACGATCACAGCGATCACCACGCACCGAGGGGACAATCTTTACCTCTGGCAACCAACGGAGACACAAGTTCTATCAGAAGAAGCGGCGTTGCTGGTAAAGTTTGCCATGCAGCAAGTCGTTCAGCGGGGAACCGCGCGCGCACTGGCGGCAAATTTCCCTGAACTAGGAGGCAAAACCGGGTCTACGAACGAGTTGCGCGATAGTTGGTTTGTGGCGTTTGACGCCAAGCACTTAATCACTGCTTGGGTAGGATTTGACGATAACAGTCCACTCGGACTCACCGGCAGTACGGGGGCGTTACCCTTAGTTCAAGACTATTGGCAGCGAGCACCTCGAGTGTCGTCGGCTATCGAGTTACCAGCAACCATGCACTGGCAATATTTGAATGCTAATACCTGGCAAGGCAGTGCTGAAGCCTGCGAGAGCGCATTTGCGGTTCCTGCAATGGGCACAACGCCGGAAGCCTATTATGATTGTGAGGGAAGGCTGCGTCGAGAAGATGAACCGGCCGAAAAACGCTCGT
This genomic interval from Idiomarinaceae bacterium HL-53 contains the following:
- a CDS encoding ATP-dependent helicase HrpB is translated as MPASSLDNLPIAQHFSDVERFLSSTHLVIEAPPGAGKSTALPLFLLRTGFARKGRIVMLQPRRLAAVNIANFLAQQLGEPVGKRVGFHIRQEKQYSEETELLIVTEGIFTRMLQGDPELQGVGLVLFDEFHERNLHSDLGLALTLEALELRSDLRLVIMSATLPGAELSDWLVKRGCDNRLLVSEGRRFPIDDHYRPPAQLANWLTHLPAVIREAISVARRGVLVFLPGVREIKRLQAHFNDMPEIDLQTLYGGLSLKAQAYALAPSDHGKIKVVLSTNLAETSLTIEGIDVVVDSGRVRVAKYHPQYRMTRLLTQMISKASAEQRRGRAGRTAAGTCFRIWPQAQQERLQAYDLPAVETEDLTSIVLECCAWGARPEELAWFSQPSQTLLEVAYETLSSLQLITQKVTSDRWQLTSRGEWVQAHGIDPRMGACLWALKDQPEHFAAMAWFIAVTEMREVRSSTPELLEMLASSWQQRNQFPRTLRRYRAILKNELGTQNKVHPHWQTQETLVNALLQGFPDRVAHLQGERAVLTTGVAAIPRNRLKPGFGIALEITLSDTKATAVLEQWLSVSLSTLLTRGSALLTAREEASWRGNTGGLANERVTYWGKLELKRELSQTPVSTEHRALAFAKLIKEQGWQATGYSERTEKLLARLAVASQVLLENGKDTLFPFPLNQCIENIEHWGLMWLQPLKTVGELAKWEPEIALWQGLSYAQQQEVDRITPRTWRAPSGLEHDIDYRDQAGPKVALKLQEVFGLPVSPKLPSGHPIILELLSPAKRPLHRTSDLASFWQNAWPSVKKEMRGKYPKHPWPDDPINAVASHLTKRALEKKDSSS
- a CDS encoding penicillin-binding protein 1B, translated to MSFKSIFVLGLKLSVIGAVLLAFYSIYLDSKVTERFAYARYQAPALIYSRALELTPENGLHVSRIVNELEALDYRESRYAREPGEFQRASGQLLIHRRAFDFPDTIEPAQRLRLILNEDGVLAALETWPEQEPLERFRLEPQLMGRFSTQQGEDRLIIGLEEVPALMKDTLLLVEDQAFYHHAGVRPTAIVRAALANLAAGRTVQGGSTITQQLVKNMFLSAEQSYIRKFNEALMALILDFRFSKDEILEAYFNEVFFGQDGGSAIHGVSLGSHFYFGKTPQNLNVDEIALLIGMIKGPSLYNPRRNPEQAQERRDLVLRLMYEADLINQTQYVAAIDRPVRTREQSRLTRYGRPDYIDAVQEELRTHVRPDDWQSEGLKVYTRFSPEQQSFLEEAARNSSSASQLGNAERALMVVEHATGAVVALIGGKEPVNAGFNRAITAQRAIGSLVKPWVYAIGLEEPARFTLTTPIADVPIELTDERGQVWMPQNFDETFKGSVPLLQAFVESRNIPVINVGMEITPQLIRRRLVEVGVRPTIHSYPSLMLGTVELSPLEVSQLYLPLVNGGQQRSLHTITAITTHRGDNLYLWQPTETQVLSEEAALLVKFAMQQVVQRGTARALAANFPELGGKTGSTNELRDSWFVAFDAKHLITAWVGFDDNSPLGLTGSTGALPLVQDYWQRAPRVSSAIELPATMHWQYLNANTWQGSAEACESAFAVPAMGTTPEAYYDCEGRLRREDEPAEKRSWFERIFGGD
- a CDS encoding PepB aminopeptidase, with protein sequence MSRAVPVWLTKEECPVGVRATSVVYAADAGFRVVLPETRQAERRNEDAEAELRVIQQAGRKLEQLGVVKASFAGEGWDTERQWAFVKGFTDTRSTTEVEFTDDAKDTLLPVVETYRWVRELINAPSSEIYPESLCEKVIDKLKEAGGKAVSAKMTVGPELVTEERFGIHTVGRASQHPPVFLELDFNPSGEEKAEVEFALIGKGITFDTGGYSIKSNEGMVSMKCDMGGAATVAGALLLAIRQGLQKRVKLLLCCAENMIDGNAYKNGDIIRYKNGVSVEIVNTDAEGRLVLADGLLRAGELNARYIIDAATLTGAAQVAVGTEYNALFSVDDSFANDALKVAEKQHELLWRLPLNAWHQQNCPSPFADTANSKPIKGGGAGGASNAAGFLLRFAPNKGQGWLHFDLAGAYHGQANPLYAAGATGLGVRTIARLLTR